From Micromonospora rhizosphaerae, the proteins below share one genomic window:
- a CDS encoding TIGR03621 family F420-dependent LLM class oxidoreductase: MVIFSVQARPTDGASWLDLARRVEAAGFDALLAADHPGDCASPFVALAAAAAVTSTLGLGSYVSNAGVREPILLASDVATLEVVSGGRARLGLGAGHTPAEWRAVGRERPDVAARVRRCVAVAEAVRDLLAGEEVTVETAELVAHAAKLNQPRPVQRRVPLTIGTANSALLRWAGAHADVVGLSGFGRTLADGHSHEVRWRADQIEAQLAHVAAGAAGRAEPPALEALVQRVMVTDDAEAAAAELAADTGLTVAELLATPFVLIGTPDEIVDAVAAHQRRWGITRFVVRENALDPLRALLPRLTAAE; the protein is encoded by the coding sequence GTGGTGATCTTCTCCGTTCAGGCCCGTCCCACCGACGGCGCGAGCTGGCTCGACCTCGCCCGCCGGGTCGAGGCGGCCGGCTTCGACGCCCTGCTCGCCGCCGATCACCCTGGCGACTGCGCGTCACCGTTCGTCGCCCTCGCCGCCGCGGCCGCGGTGACCTCGACCCTCGGCCTCGGCTCGTACGTCTCCAACGCCGGCGTCCGGGAGCCGATCCTGCTCGCCAGCGACGTGGCCACCCTGGAGGTGGTCTCCGGCGGTCGGGCCCGGCTCGGCCTCGGCGCCGGCCACACCCCTGCCGAGTGGCGGGCCGTCGGGCGCGAGCGCCCCGACGTCGCCGCCCGGGTACGCCGGTGCGTGGCCGTCGCCGAGGCCGTCCGGGACCTGCTGGCGGGCGAGGAGGTCACGGTCGAGACCGCGGAACTGGTCGCCCACGCGGCCAAACTGAACCAGCCGCGGCCCGTCCAGCGCCGGGTGCCGCTCACCATCGGTACGGCCAACTCCGCGCTGCTGCGCTGGGCCGGCGCGCACGCCGACGTGGTCGGCTTGAGCGGCTTCGGCCGGACCCTCGCCGACGGGCACAGCCACGAGGTGCGCTGGCGGGCCGACCAGATCGAGGCGCAGCTCGCCCACGTGGCGGCCGGGGCCGCCGGCCGAGCCGAGCCCCCGGCGCTGGAGGCCCTCGTCCAGCGGGTGATGGTCACCGACGACGCCGAGGCAGCCGCCGCGGAGCTGGCCGCCGACACCGGCCTGACCGTCGCCGAGTTGCTGGCCACCCCGTTCGTCCTGATCGGCACGCCGGACGAGATCGTCGACGCGGTCGCGGCCCACCAGCGTCGCTGGGGCATCACCCGCTTCGTGGTACGCGAAAACGCCCTAGACCCGCTCCGCGCCTTGCTGCCCCGTCTGACAGCCGCGGAGTGA